DNA from Gracilinanus agilis isolate LMUSP501 chromosome 3, AgileGrace, whole genome shotgun sequence:
TATTTAGTAGTTTTTTACTAAAGttatatagttttatagtttttttagCGATAGATAAGGAGTTTTAAGGAAGCTTGAGTTTCTGGGGAAGGAAGACAGCAGGCTAGAGGGAGTGGTGAAAAGCTTAGTCCCCTTTTAGATTAGAGAATCTTAATCCTCAAAACCTTTGTTTACCTTTCCTTACCCTTAATAGTTAGAGGTTTTTTTATATCTGTCTCTAGCCATTATCCTCACACAGGCCCAAACCAGATACACAGAGCTTCAGTAGCCATAAGCAGTAAAGGAGATACTGTATCCCAATTCCCCCTCTTAACATTCCTAACTGTTCCTATTATAACATTCCAGCCATTAATGTTCCTAACTGTTCCTATTTGTTatacactgcaccacctagctggctTAGGGGATAAGTACCAAATTTACATAGCAaacttctcctctcccttctgagCACAGTTCTATATCTCCAATTGTGTGGTAGTCATCTccaactcagcatgtccaaaatgaAACTTAATCTTTTTCTAAACTCTTCCCTCCTCTTAACTTCTGCAAGTAAGGACATTGTTCTTCCAGCCACTCAGGTTTGCACCCCAAGTATTCTTTGGCTTTTTTCAGTATCTCCAATCAGTTGTAGAGACATCCGTCGTTTCTGCAGTATCTTGTATCTGGCACCTTTTTGCTCATGCTACAACCAACACAACTCAGGCCCTCATCACTCCTCACCTAGCCCATGTGCAGAAACTCCTAATGGAGCTTCTTTGCATAATTCTGTCCTCATTGATCCATCTTCTACaccagtgattcacaaagtgggcgccaccaccctctggtgggtgctgcagtgatccagggaggcagtgatggccacgggtgcattttggggcggtgaataactgtaaggaggcggtgatagtatgtgacagggggcgggcgctaagtaatattttttctggacagCAGGCtatagaccaaaaaagtttgggaaccactgatctatacgaATGGCAAGCTGAAATCCCTTTATTTCTGTCTGTCCAGACCACACCTCTGCTCTAAGATCCAACCGCTCCCTTCTAGGGGAAGGTACGAACCCCTTTGTTGGGCATTTTAAAGCCCTCGTACTCTGGTTCCAGGTTCATTAGATTTTCCATTTCAGTTAGAGTGGCGGCATCCCTTATTCCATCTCCTGCTTAAGTGCCTTTTCATGAGTTCTCCCCTTTACCAGTGCCTCTTGGAAGTCCAAGGCTCTTCCCTACTACCTCGCAGTTGTTAATGTTCCTCCATCTCTGCcctcttcattattttattcatcatATACATATCTATCTTGCTACCTCCTCATCTCTCTATCCTCTATCCATccctcatctgtctgtctgtctaactaTTGTGTATCTACTTAGTTGTTTACTTGCATCCCCAGagcagaatgtaagttcctaTAGGTTGGAGACTGtcctatttttgtctttatattctcagcACCTAGTACATAATTAAGGGGCTTAGTAAGTAAGTGCATGTTGAacacaggtgcttaataaatgtttattgacttgattGAGTTGATATGAACCCCAGTGATTCTCCATATCTAGGCTCCCATAGCCCTCTCTCTGGGTCACATCTTTTGCCCCCTTAAGATAGTTTAATATAAATCAAGTCTTTGTGAAAAAGAATTAGATAGGAAGACATTACCTTTGCCAGTTCCCAGGGGTCAAAAGGCCAGCGCTCAGGCTTGCAATTTCCCCAGTAGATGTCTCCATTTCTGTTGGTGTGATGTTTCAGAATCTCCCTTTTCCATTCTGTGCACAACTGACACTGAGGCTGAAACTAAAagggatgaagaaaggaaggaaaatgatataCAGAGGTCAGAGTAATTCCAGATGCACAGTGCTTGCTTGGCAGGTAGCcagcatgtagtaggtgcttcataaatgcttgtggacCAAGCAGGTATTTGCTATCACTATTCAGTTCCCAAAGATCACCCTTATATTTGGAAGGGACTGGGGAGGCATCATcgagtccaacctccttattttataaagaaaatgtgGCCCAGGTATTGCTACTTGTttgcacagctaggaaaggtcAGAGCTTGGAGTTGGGCATGGGTTCTGTGACCCCAAATACAGTGCTCTTTTCCCACACTAAGCACCTTAGCTAACAGCTGAAAAACAAGTTGGCTTGGGGGGAAGACTGGCTGTTTTTCAGTATCTGATGAGCTGTTCATTAAAGTCCCCTATGAGTGGCCTCTGATGAAAAATTTACTCACCAAATGCTGGGCAAGGTTGTCCACAGTACTTCCACCTAGTCCCTGTCTCATCCATGGAGAGGGGTAGTAAGTGTCACTGACCACCTGCTTCCCCGGACAAGCAAGCCTCTACCAGGGAAGATGATGAATGAATATAGGACCTGGGGCTCTGTCTTGGGCTTGAATAAGGCTAAATcggttgacaagcatttattaaggatctttTAACATGCTAAACCTAGGTTGCTCAAAGAAAGGAGGTCCTCTCAAGGAGCGGTAGTTTAATGAAGGATGTAAACTTGGTACAAAGGTTAAAATGAGATGTACATCCAGGACAACTGGAGCAATCAACAGGTATTGAGGGGAATTGGAAAAGGTTTCttgatgggattttagctgggacttgaaacaTGCCAGAAGATAGCAATGAGGAGGAAGAGTACTGCAGAGATAGGGTGAAAATGTCCagtttagagatggagtgcccgTTGAGGAGCAGCAAAGAGGTCCGTGTCACTGGAGAGCAGAGTAAGCATATATGGGGCTAGAGGCAGGGGAGAAGGAGGGCAtaaaaaggctggaaaggtaggagggggcggggtgtaaaaggctttgaatgcctcCGGAGGTGAGGGGTGCTGATGAAGTTTGCTGACGGTAAAGTAAGGGGTGACAGTCAGATCTGACAGGATTCAAAGACGGTACCTAGGTTGCCAGTTTCGGTGTCTGGAAAATGGTGGTGCCCTCCACAGTcatagaaaaatgaggaagagggtAGGGGTAGGGGAAAAGGGGTAGGAAGAGAACAAGCTCAGTTCAGAACGGGCCTTTTAAGATGTCTATGAGACATCCAGTTCGGGATGTCCAAGAGGCAGTTGGAAACGTGAGTTTGGAGGTCAGAAGTTAGATTTGGTCAGGTTAAGAGCTTGATCTCTTGAAGTCTCTAGGAGCTGCTGAAAAGTGCAATAGtctgggggggttggggggtggtggTAGTGGGAGGATGTCTGACATCTGAAAGCAAGATTCTTTGCTTCCAAAGGCAGGACAATCGCCAGTGCTAGAGATGATGTCTGGGGTCCGTCACTTCCTCGGGCCAACTTTGCTACCTCCGTCGGATCGGAGGTCCAGAAAAGCTGGGGACGTCCCTTCACGAAGGGTGCGAGTGGGAAGAGAACGCGGCCAGAGTGGGAAGGGAAATGGAGAAGGTGGTGGGGCGAGTAAGCGCTGCCCCAGGACACCCTTCTCACCTGCCGAGCACGGGGGGTGCAGCGCACGCTTCCGAGGCAAGAGGCGTGGGGGCCCAGGCTGGGAATCGCAGCTAGGATGCGCCGGTGGAAAGCTTCCACTTCGGCGCGGATGAAGTCCTGCAGGCAACTCCGCAGCAGCAGCAGGCAGTGCCCCGCCTTGACCCAGTTCTTGTACTCCGCGCTGTTGAGGCGCACGGTCAACTCCGACAGCACCATCCGCGCGAGCCCTAGAGGTGTCCTGGGAGTAGCGTGGAACCACTGTGCGCATGCTCGTCCTTTTGGTTCCGAGGTACTGGGGAGGAGTCAGCCACCCCTAACTAACTCGGGCGCTCCAGGTCCCCGGCTTGGTTTCGCCCTTTCCTCGATCTTCCCGCCCCTTCACGCCCTCCGGTCGTGCGGGGTGCTGTATGTGTCCTGCCCAGTTCCTGGGGGTAGCGGTCCACCTGGGCTACGCTTGGGCCTCTCTCACTTCCAAATCCCTCCGCCTGGTTGGCTCGAGACGCTCCTATCCGTTGGAAAAATTCTGTCGCGTTGGTTTCCTTGTTTTGTCGTAAGGTTTAAACCCTGCTCTGaggatttgttttctttaaaaaatccttttaaatgGACCTTttgctttcacattctttttttttttttttttaaagaatattgtcTCCGTCCACAGCTACAAAAGTTCAGGGGGTGGGGAGCTGGGGGTAGCGGTTAAGCAAAACTAGGTTACACAGCCTCAGTATAATAGGGTTTGTGATATCCTACACCCaatgccctcccctccccctttcgaAAGAGAAAGAATGCCCTTTTCATGTGACTCCTCCCTCCTAGGCTTTGGCTGGGATTGTGGATTTCAACTGTGGCATTGCCACAGGGACGGTTTGGGTTAAAGAAAACCCTTGGGGGAGGGGCTCTGTACAGCCTCTAGGTAGGTAGTATTTGAAACGAATGTCTCATTTGTATTCCTCGCTCCCAAGCCTAACTCAGAAGCTCTTAACGTTTCAaaattttctgttgtttttttcctggcTATTCCTCTCTCGGATTCTCTGTGCAAAGGACAATTAGATACTAGTTGTATTAAAGACACAAAGCAACTCTAGTTTGTTATGCCCACCTATCCAAACCTTACCCCCTCCTAATCTCATCCCTTGGAGGGACTAAACTCGAGTCTTCCGAGCAGCATTCTGAGATCTTTTGGACTCAGCAGTGGTTTTAACACCTACTTTCTGTCAACACTTCTCTTACATCCGGAAATTGTTAACATTTTCATGTTTGTGTATCTTTCTCCCACTGGATACTTATATCTGTTTTGCTGGctaaggaaatagaaaagcacCTCTAGGGCCATGTGTTATCTGTGAAAGTAAGATTGACTAGAAgttctctaaaattccttccacaCACTTCTACAAGTCTGGTTCTGAGCTAGGATAGTGACTTTCCCAGACTAGATATTACTAGATATTTAACTAGATACGGGCCTTTTGTATCCATTGAAAAAACATTAGCCACTCCCAAGTAATCCAGCCTGGAACTCCTCCTTTGTAGAATATTGCCCatccttttatttctaatataatcCCTTCAGGATTCTCCTACAAATAACGGATTTTTTAGTAACTCTTTGGGCATTTGTACTTGTTTTTGTACATGGTCGGTACTTGAGGTGTCcacatttttctctctcccaataAAGCATTGCATTTTAATGGATGATTCTCCCTGGTCTTAGTTTGAAAAAGTGGTTTAAAGAGGGTATACCTTGATATTTCAAGGTCCCCTTAAATTTCCACTTCACAAACTCATTCTCCTAAACTTGCTCCTAACTTTCCAGTTTCTGTTGACAGCCAGAATTATTTTTGATGCTACTCTTCATACATGGCTAGTTACAAAGTCATATCTTCGCTTTGCATCATTTCCTCCATGTCCTCTTCTCTTATGTCGCCATCACTCAATGTAGAGCCTTGTTATTTCTCACCTATGCTATTTTAATGGTCCCCCACCCCGCCTACGCGGTAAGTaaggcccccccacccccaccccggcaGCTTCAGTCCATCTGCTAGAGAACTGCCAAAACAATTGTCCTAAGGCACAGGTGTGACCATAACACTTACCTCACAAATATGAAGTGGTTCCCTTACCTCTGGGATAAAAATCCTCAGACTTAACATTTAAAACTCTGTTCTGCCTCTTAATCTAGATTTCCAACTTTATTTTACATCATTCTGCTTCCTCTTTAGATACCTTAGAGctctgatggcaaacctatgacaggCACAGCCtggcttgttcaatttgtttttctgaaatgggattgttgaagtattctatttcttcttttattaatctagacaattgatttttttgtagatattcacccatGTCACCTAGATAGTCGTATtaattaccatataattgggcaaaattgttcttaataattatctaagccaggagaacattatacacagagatggatatactgtggtacaatagaatttGAAATGTTTAGTCTATAAAGCCATTTTTGATCAcatggggccgcatgctgagttatatttttttctcgAAGTTACACACCatcgagttatgcttgttttttttggcgaattttgacacaccaagctcaaaaggttgcccatcactgccttagagttTCAGAACTCTGTCTGATCcccctccctcttcatctcttagaatccttaggcTTCCTTCCAGCCTTATCTAAGGTGCTACCTCCTATTGAGGAGCCTTCCCTAATCTCCAGGCTCTCCAAGTTGTCTTTCTCCCCCTCATATTACCTAGTATTACTTATGTTCCTGTTGAATTTCTTCAGCAACATCTAAGAAGACAAAAATCTCCTTCCTATCAGTGCCTTACACATACTATCTAGCAGACATTTCAGCTCCCTGAGGGCAACCAGCTTGGTATGTTTCACAGgagaaattcaataaacatttttcttgatGCCTTCCAGGGCTtttgaggaaagagggaaaaaaaaatttgtcatATTCTTAGGAATAGAAAATGGCCCCAAACTTTTTTTGAGTTGCCTcacatccattttttaaatggtgtttgtatttttataatttattgccAGTTTGTCAACTTTTTTTAGGGGGGAAGGGGCAGAGAGGTATCTTCTCCTTTAAGTTTGTTGCTTCTAATTGCTATGGACCTAAAGGTCAGtaatcaaatttattaaaattatgtcTAAAAGAAGAATAAGATAACTGAAGGAGGATCTGAGACTGTCCTAAGATTGTCCAGAAAATTTTTGTCATTATCTGACTCTTTTCTCTAAACAGACACATACAATTGTAGAgctaaatatttttatcagtggtTTCCCTTGGTCTAGAcacttctgaatttttaaaatcgaGTGATGCAGAAACACTTCATAGAAAACTTCCAGAAATATCTCTGTGTATTGTTTTTAACCACAACCTCACCCTTGATCTTATTCTTTGTGCCTCCATATAATATCCATGCATGTAGCCCCTTCCTTCTCTACTAACAAATGAAAATGGGTTGGAGGATCTTGGAGCACgggggaaagaaataaaggggAACGATTTTCACTTTGGTCTCCATTTTCCCATTCTGTTCTTTATATTAATGgggcacagatttttttttacactttttaTATTGATAAGTCATACCAAGAAAATACTATGGGTGcttaaaaatgtaatgaaatgcTGTAGGCATTTCTTCTGTTGATTCCATCTACAGAGCAAGGTAAAAAACTACTGGCTCCTTGTAGTTACAGGTACAGGTCCTTGATTCCGAGTAACTGAGTAATTCCTTAAGTTCTTAGAAGCTAACATATTGAGCATAGCCCATGGAAAAAAACTAAGCTAACATCTGTGCCCTGACTGTTGTTAGTGGCTATATTAAACTGCTCCTTGCATAACTGGCCATGAAACCCCTTAAATAATTTATGTGGATTGTTTCTCTTCCGTTATGTATAATAGTAGATTCCAATCTTATCTCCATCTATAGAAGTTGAACCAAGAAAGGGATACTCAGTGTTGGTAATATTCCTTTTGTACAAATCTAGAAT
Protein-coding regions in this window:
- the C3HXorf38 gene encoding uncharacterized protein CXorf38 homolog, whose product is MVLSELTVRLNSAEYKNWVKAGHCLLLLRSCLQDFIRAEVEAFHRRILAAIPSLGPHASCLGSVRCTPRARQFQPQCQLCTEWKREILKHHTNRNGDIYWGNCKPERWPFDPWELAKLTHSLIPQLLTTASLQPACSLSTHACCTKFSREYKRPPGSDILRRIISRLAFSQRHSSQSARALGFVWLLGAWLCVVAKIEHYLFPE